A part of Gigantopelta aegis isolate Gae_Host unplaced genomic scaffold, Gae_host_genome ctg3745_pilon_pilon, whole genome shotgun sequence genomic DNA contains:
- the LOC121392403 gene encoding 2-oxoglutarate and iron-dependent oxygenase domain-containing protein 2-like: SRVYSFPVFTDSFCQLFIEELDNFEQTDITKGRPNTMNKTGILLSELGFDKGFIIDTSLRENYLQPICHILYPEHVGRSGLDSQRAFIVTYSAESSDGDIGLSYHYDNAEVTLNVSLGKEYNDGELYFGDMKGVTVHNFTPHLYHHEIGRGVLHRGQHMHGALDISKGERYNLIIWMRSSSVRNNCCPRCGETPKLVSFEGYGDGFVLP; encoded by the exons CTTCCAGAGTTTATTCCTTTCCTGTATTTACTGATAGTTTTTGTCAATTGTTTATTGAAGAGTTAGATAACTTTGAACAAACTGATATTACTAAAGGACGTCCAAACACAATGAATAAAACTGGA ATACTTCTCTCAGAGTTAGGTTTTGATAAAGGTTTTATCATAGATACTTCTCTAAGAGAGAACTATTTACAACCAATATGTCATATATTATATCCTGAACATGTTGGTAGGAGTGGTTTAGATTCTCAACGTGCATTCATTGTGACTTACTCTGCTGAGAGTAGTGATGGTGATATTGGTCTATCATATCACTATGACAATGCTGAAGTTACATTGAATGTGTCATTGGGAAAGGAATACAATGATGGAGAACTTTACTTTGGAGATATGAaagga GTCACTGTACATAATTTTACACCACACTTGTATCATCACGAGATAGGGAGAGGTGTTCTTCACAGAGGACAACACATGCATGGTGCTCTTGATATTAGCAAGGGAGAGAGATATAATCTTATTATTTGGATGAGATCATCTTCAGTTAGAAATAATTGTTGTCCAAGATGTGGAGAGACACCAAAACTAGTCTCTTTTGAAGGATATGGTGATGGATTTGTATTACCATAG